The Shewanella sp. KX20019 genome window below encodes:
- a CDS encoding TonB-dependent receptor plug domain-containing protein encodes MQVNSLLAKAVRFALIGGAATAALTAPVVLAADAEIADNVERIQVTGSRIKRTDMETATPVTVLSADDMAKQGFNNVQEALQSLTSTTSAMTTQSVHGFTPAASSISLRGAGANRTLTLINGKRLNQYPKPAGGTDNFVDTANLPMEAVARIEVLQSGGSAIYGADAVGGVINIILKRDFEGAAIKYRHGDTTEGGGANDRLTLSLGSSSERGNVSTFLEYSSDEQITASQREAFGLHTDLVPTSNFGSYSSYGARIAKYDDTKERYITADTLNEQDCGARGFKWTGSICGFDRSEYRDLSPESRRFSSITNFNYSLTDDMSFVGRLDVANAKSTTNIEPSAIDQDDMGISISGNSITLSDGTHSKTFADKSTAFGGDFSDFGDGKYGYVRRLHEIGNRVTETETNNYFFSSGLEGILADEYAWDASINYGRTDVKVFNGGATTYSKLFDMMSAGDGKSLYENLTNEEADAIHYTGFERSQSTQKNIQASIAGYAFELDAGDAQFAFGAEYTEQDYKVASDAETMAGNVVGKGGSSGQGDRSYWATFAELEIPIHEDVTINTALRYDRYSDFGGNFSPQLTVEYRPMGELLVRSSINSVFRAPDMHRVYGDATQGFNSVIDFKKCQEIGGTPGEGADNSPCNSLQVDTTVGANSELEAETGYTANIGAVWGGDQLNASIDLWEWKLDDMVSNLGASTIAQKYDIYEEYITRDTSGTITHINAQAQNLSYQQTRGLDITAGYSWDLANFGDLKLDFNGSLLLLSEGQSDPTAEVIDDLEDGGVPEYKANLILGWFYEDFETTIGAYHTARSKGIYYSAYKQSAEDNDLEFNGEDYEVASQTKWNLTAAYMISDAISVKGGVVNLFNAGPNFDPTYGAWPHYNRSIFNARGREWFVEGEVKF; translated from the coding sequence ATGCAGGTTAATTCATTATTGGCTAAAGCAGTCCGCTTTGCGCTAATTGGCGGTGCAGCAACTGCAGCGCTTACCGCACCAGTAGTTCTTGCCGCTGATGCCGAAATTGCTGACAACGTTGAACGAATTCAAGTTACCGGTTCTCGCATTAAAAGAACCGATATGGAAACGGCGACCCCTGTTACAGTACTAAGTGCTGATGATATGGCAAAGCAAGGTTTTAACAATGTCCAAGAAGCACTACAAAGTTTAACCTCAACCACGAGTGCAATGACAACTCAGTCGGTTCACGGTTTTACTCCTGCAGCCTCTTCAATTAGTTTACGCGGTGCAGGGGCAAACAGAACGTTAACCTTGATTAATGGTAAGCGCCTTAACCAATATCCAAAACCAGCTGGTGGCACAGATAACTTCGTTGATACTGCAAATTTACCTATGGAAGCCGTGGCCCGTATTGAAGTACTTCAATCTGGTGGCTCAGCTATCTATGGTGCTGATGCAGTTGGTGGTGTAATCAACATTATTCTGAAAAGAGATTTTGAAGGTGCTGCAATAAAGTATCGTCACGGAGATACCACTGAAGGTGGTGGAGCTAACGATAGACTGACGTTATCACTAGGTTCAAGTTCAGAACGCGGTAATGTATCAACCTTTTTAGAGTATTCAAGCGATGAACAGATAACAGCTTCTCAGCGTGAAGCATTTGGTTTGCATACTGATCTAGTACCTACAAGTAACTTTGGCTCATACAGTTCATATGGCGCAAGAATTGCGAAATATGATGACACAAAAGAAAGGTATATCACAGCTGATACATTAAATGAACAAGACTGTGGAGCGCGCGGCTTTAAATGGACAGGCAGTATTTGCGGATTTGACCGTTCAGAATACCGAGATTTATCACCTGAATCGCGTCGCTTTAGTAGTATCACAAATTTTAATTACTCATTAACTGATGACATGTCTTTTGTAGGTCGTTTAGATGTTGCTAATGCAAAATCTACAACCAACATCGAACCTTCAGCAATAGACCAAGATGATATGGGTATTTCTATTAGCGGAAATAGCATCACCCTATCAGATGGTACTCATAGCAAAACATTTGCAGATAAAAGCACTGCTTTTGGTGGTGATTTTAGTGACTTTGGGGATGGTAAATATGGCTATGTCCGCCGCCTACATGAAATAGGTAACCGAGTTACTGAGACAGAAACCAATAATTACTTTTTCAGTTCCGGTTTAGAAGGCATCCTTGCTGACGAATATGCTTGGGATGCTTCAATCAACTACGGTAGAACTGACGTAAAAGTATTTAACGGTGGTGCAACTACTTATTCAAAGCTATTCGATATGATGAGTGCTGGTGATGGTAAATCACTATATGAAAACCTAACAAATGAAGAAGCTGATGCTATTCATTACACGGGGTTTGAGCGTTCACAATCAACACAAAAGAATATTCAAGCATCTATCGCTGGCTATGCTTTTGAATTAGACGCAGGCGATGCACAGTTTGCATTCGGCGCGGAGTATACAGAACAAGATTATAAAGTTGCATCTGACGCTGAAACTATGGCTGGTAATGTTGTAGGTAAAGGTGGTTCATCAGGACAAGGCGACCGTTCATATTGGGCAACATTTGCTGAATTAGAAATACCTATCCACGAAGACGTAACCATTAACACTGCACTTCGCTATGACCGTTACAGTGATTTTGGTGGTAATTTTTCACCACAACTCACCGTTGAATACCGCCCTATGGGAGAGCTATTAGTACGTTCATCTATCAATAGTGTATTCAGAGCCCCGGATATGCATCGAGTATATGGAGATGCAACCCAGGGATTTAATAGCGTCATTGATTTCAAAAAGTGTCAGGAGATAGGCGGTACACCAGGAGAAGGTGCTGATAACTCTCCTTGTAATTCGTTACAAGTAGACACTACTGTCGGTGCAAACTCTGAATTAGAGGCTGAAACTGGCTACACTGCCAATATCGGTGCGGTTTGGGGCGGCGATCAACTAAATGCTTCTATCGATCTATGGGAATGGAAACTTGATGACATGGTGAGCAACCTTGGCGCATCAACCATCGCCCAAAAATACGATATTTATGAAGAGTATATAACTCGTGATACATCCGGCACTATCACTCATATTAATGCTCAAGCACAAAACTTGTCATACCAACAAACACGCGGTCTGGATATCACAGCCGGATATTCTTGGGACTTGGCAAATTTTGGTGATTTAAAACTAGATTTTAATGGCTCATTACTTCTGTTGTCTGAAGGTCAATCAGACCCTACCGCCGAAGTTATTGATGATTTAGAAGATGGTGGCGTTCCAGAGTACAAAGCCAACCTAATTCTTGGTTGGTTCTACGAAGACTTTGAAACAACAATTGGTGCATATCATACGGCTCGTTCTAAAGGTATTTACTATAGCGCCTATAAGCAATCAGCTGAAGATAACGATCTTGAATTTAACGGCGAGGACTATGAAGTTGCTTCACAAACTAAATGGAACCTAACTGCAGCTTACATGATTAGTGATGCCATTAGCGTCAAAGGTGGTGTTGTAAACCTATTTAATGCAGGCCCGAATTTCGATCCTACTTATGGAGCATGGCCACACTACAACCGCAGCATTTTTAATGCTCGTGGACGTGAGTGGTTTGTTGAAGGTGAAGTGAAATTCTAA
- the yfcC gene encoding putative basic amino acid antiporter YfcC, translated as MPDTLVIIFFVALAAALLTYFIPVGSFQTQEVSYVIDGVEKSRSVIDPSSFAYEVDESGDPILQPVSLFEGGGGAGFFNFAFEGLVSGSKWGSAIGVIMFMLVIGGAFGIVMATGTIDNGILKLIDKTRGNETLFIPVIFSLFSLGGAVFGMGEEAIAFAIIICPLMIRLGYDGITTVMVTYVATQIGFASSWMNPFSVAIAQGIADVPVLSGSSMRVVMWLGFTLMGLIFTMRYAAKIKAKPTLSYSHSSDQYFRDNASESKLDSRFNVGDVLVLLTIVATIAWIIWGVIAKAWFIPEIASQFFTMGIIVGTIGVVFKLNNMSVNKVAASFKQGAATMLEPAVLVGCASGILLLLGGSNAANPSVLNTILSASGEFIGQLPSVMSAWFMLLFQSVFNFFVTSGSGQAALTMPLMAPLADIVGVTRQVAVLAFQLGDGFTNVLVPTSASLMATLGVCRVDWGQWLKFIWRFMVALFCVSSVIVITAHYLGFS; from the coding sequence ATGCCAGATACGCTAGTCATTATTTTCTTTGTGGCACTTGCTGCGGCGCTGCTGACCTATTTTATCCCCGTTGGTTCGTTTCAAACCCAAGAGGTTAGCTACGTTATTGATGGCGTGGAGAAGAGCCGTAGCGTTATCGACCCAAGCTCATTTGCATATGAAGTTGATGAAAGCGGTGACCCTATCCTTCAACCTGTCAGTTTATTCGAAGGAGGCGGCGGTGCGGGCTTTTTTAATTTTGCGTTCGAGGGGCTGGTGTCCGGATCCAAATGGGGCAGCGCGATTGGCGTCATCATGTTTATGCTCGTTATCGGCGGTGCTTTTGGCATCGTGATGGCGACGGGCACCATTGATAACGGGATCTTAAAGTTAATCGATAAAACTCGTGGCAACGAAACCCTGTTTATTCCAGTGATATTCAGCCTATTTTCCTTAGGCGGCGCTGTTTTTGGCATGGGAGAGGAGGCCATCGCTTTCGCGATAATTATTTGCCCATTAATGATAAGGCTGGGCTATGACGGCATTACCACTGTGATGGTGACCTATGTGGCGACCCAAATTGGTTTTGCCAGCTCCTGGATGAACCCTTTTAGTGTTGCGATTGCACAAGGCATAGCAGATGTGCCGGTATTATCGGGCTCAAGCATGCGCGTCGTGATGTGGTTAGGTTTCACACTAATGGGCCTGATTTTCACTATGCGTTATGCCGCCAAGATTAAAGCTAAGCCTACGCTTTCTTACAGTCATAGTAGTGACCAATATTTTCGTGATAATGCCAGTGAGTCAAAGCTGGATAGCCGTTTTAATGTGGGTGATGTATTGGTGCTCTTGACGATTGTAGCGACGATAGCGTGGATAATCTGGGGGGTGATCGCTAAAGCGTGGTTTATTCCTGAAATTGCCAGTCAGTTTTTTACCATGGGAATAATAGTCGGTACCATCGGGGTGGTGTTTAAGCTTAACAATATGAGTGTTAATAAGGTTGCAGCTAGCTTTAAGCAAGGTGCTGCGACAATGTTGGAACCCGCAGTATTAGTGGGGTGCGCCTCAGGGATATTACTGTTGTTAGGGGGCAGTAATGCCGCTAATCCTAGTGTGTTGAACACTATTTTGAGTGCGTCAGGTGAGTTTATCGGTCAATTACCGAGCGTGATGTCGGCGTGGTTTATGTTGCTATTTCAATCGGTGTTTAACTTTTTTGTGACCTCAGGTTCAGGTCAAGCCGCCTTGACTATGCCTTTGATGGCGCCTTTAGCTGATATTGTTGGCGTTACCCGTCAAGTCGCCGTGCTCGCATTTCAATTAGGTGATGGCTTTACCAATGTGTTAGTGCCAACATCAGCATCTTTGATGGCGACTCTAGGTGTGTGCAGAGTCGATTGGGGTCAGTGGCTGAAGTTTATTTGGCGTTTTATGGTCGCGCTGTTTTGTGTGTCTAGTGTGATCGTTATAACTGCTCACTATTTAGGATTTAGTTAA